The following proteins are encoded in a genomic region of Brachionichthys hirsutus isolate HB-005 chromosome 14, CSIRO-AGI_Bhir_v1, whole genome shotgun sequence:
- the and1 gene encoding actinodin1 produces MRASIKERSAAAESHRRLIRNRRNISWYKQHSDFWNWYKYFTDNGNQEAVQEMDRIYLAYLQNKNRAEGQRSYKAYLRHLGDIYKSCADSDDPDCVSSYTSKPKPRPEPPKPAPVKTCDPTNDAYCLYAALVQGKSPYLPLVIPAATPAPAPVKGPAPLYVRSAAQAKDPQSGYHSYSPSAVPFLSKEEKAELLRICPSDDVECLQYHLRAAYGHKAPAGPLPSYAHLGCDPQKDPACKPKVVQKAPPGRYSQYPSCDPRDPYCTHAAALVAPRAPDPPAGPGSCNPLFEDGCNPLMATRFATPPDSYKHEENEEAAAVRFAPPAAEHRRDPYAMFRDAYMNANRAMAATHRHSAPAPRQQYPYSNPSYEEPAQEEHHPLGPPGKTKEGYDCYIGYDRECYPVKPTEPRSGVHRRVPYAAEAYEPHLNADGTRNGVVEPLDPHCDPEYDRDCRLRRYEPPEETDAEEDHSQGAAESEEQPEPYEPEPYQSGQEEPHVSYPPVSQGVPSIEDILRRYGDQFPEQDEHRAYGGDYRKK; encoded by the exons ATgc GAGCAAGCATCAAGGAGAGGTCGGCCGCCGCCGAGTCGCACCGGAGGCTGATCCGCAACCGGCGGAACATCAGCTGGTACAAACAGCACTCCGACTTCTGGAACTGGTACAAGTACTTCACCGACAACGGCAACCAGGAGGCG gtgcaGGAGATGGACCGGATCTACCTGGCCTACCTCCAGAACAAGAACCGTGCTGAAGGACAGCGGTCCTACAAGGCCTACCTGAGGCACCTGGGGGACATTTACAAGTCCTGTGCCGATTCTGACGACCCCGATTGCGTGTCCTCCTACACTTCCAAGCCCAAACCCAGGCCGGAGCCCCCCAAACCTGCGCCTGTAAAAACCTGCGACCCCACCAACGATGCCTACTGCTTGTACGCCGCTTTGGTCCAGGGTAAGAGTCCCTACCTGCCCCTGGTGATCCCGGCTGCCACCCCGGCCCCGGCGCCAGTGAAGGGCCCCGCCCCTCTTTATGTTCGCTCTGCTGCTCAAGCCAAGGACCCGCAGTCGGGGTACCATTCCTACTCCCCATCTGCAGTGCCTTTCCTTTCCAAG GAGGAGAAGGCGGAGCTGCTGCGGATCTGCCCGTCGGACGACGTCGAGTGTCTGCAGTACCACCTGAGGGCCGCCTACGGGCACAAGGCCCCCGCCGGCCCCCTCCCTTCCTACGCCCACCTCGGCTGTGATCCCCAGAAAGACCCGGCCTGTAAACCCAAAGTGGTGCAGAAAGCCCCCCCCGGCCGCTACAGTCAGTACCCCAGCTGTGATCCACGGGATCCCTACTGCACCCACGCCGCCGCCCTTGTG GCGCCTCGTGCTCCCGACCCCCCAGCCGGCCCGGGATCCTGCAACCCTCTTTTTGAAGATGGCTGCAACCCGCTTATGGCTACCAGGTTTGCCACGCCCCCCGACTCATACAAGCACGAGGAAAATGAGGAGGCGGCGGCCGTTCGCTTTGCCCCGCCCGCTGCTGAGCATCGCCGCGACCCCTACGCCATGTTCAGGGATGCGTACATGAATGCTAACAGA GCGATGGCTGCCACGCATCGCCATAGCGCCCCCGCCCCCAGGCAGCAGTATCCTTATTCAAATCCCAGTTATGAGGAGCCCGCCCAGGAGGAGCATCACCCTCTTGGCCCCCCAGGTAAAACCAAGGAGGGCTATGACTGCTACATCGGCTACGATCGCGAATGCTACCCCGTGAAGCCCACCGAGCCACGCTCCGGCGTTCACCGCcgcgtcccctacgccgccgAAGCCTACGAGCCGCACCTGAATGCCGACGGCACCCGAAACGGCGTCGTGGAGCCCTTGGACCCGCACTGCGACCCCGAATACGACCGCGACTGCCGTCTGCGTCGCTACGAGCCCCCCGAGGAGACCGACGCCGAGGAAGACCACAGCCAGGGGGCGGCAGAGAGCGAGGAGCAACCGGAGCCGTATGAGCCCGAGCCCTACCAGAGTGGCCAGGAGGAGCCCCACGTGTCCTACCCGCCAGTCTCCCAGGGCGTCCCCAGCATCGAGGACATACTGAGGCGCTACGGGGACCAGTTCCCCGAGCAGGACGAGCACAGAGCCTACGGCGGGGACTACCGCAAGAAATAG